A region of the Zhihengliuella halotolerans genome:
CCGAGCTCCTGGTCCAGGACGGGATCTCCCGCGCCATCATCGAGGAGCTCCAGCGCAACGGCCGGCAGTCCTACGCCGCCGTAGCCAAAGAGGTCGGGCTGAGCGAGGCCGCGGTACGACAGCGAATCCAGAAACTCATCGAAGCGCAGGTCATGAAGATCGTCGCCGTCACGGACCCGATGCAGCTGGGCTTCACGCGGCAGGCCATGGTCCTCATCCGGAGCCACGGCGATCTCACGGCCACCGCGGACCGCGTCGCAGAACTGCCCAACGTGGACTACTGCGTCGTCACCGCCGGCCGTACCGACATCCTCGCCGAGGTCGTCTGCACGGACGACGAGGACCTGCTCGAAACCATCAACACCATCCGACAGATCGAGGGCGTCGCGTCATCGGAGACGCTGACGTACCTCTCCCTCCGCAAACAGGAATACGACTGGGGTACCAAATGACCATCGCAGACACTGCCACCAACACCACTCCACGCGGGACCAACCGCCAGCAGGCCGCTCGCGACCATCTCTGGATGCACTTCGCCAAGCACTCCCCGCTCATCGAAGGCGGGTCCGTGCCGACGATCGTGCGCGGCGAGGGCCACCATGTCTTCGACGACAGCGGCCGACGCTACATCGACGGACTGGCCGGGCTGTTCGTCGCCCAGGTCGGCCACGGCCGCGAGGAGCTCGCCGAGGCCGCGCGCAAGCAGGCGGAGAAGCTGGCCTTCTTCCCGCTGTGGTCCTACGCGCACGAGCCCGCGATCGATCTCGCCGAACGCCTGGCGAACTACGCGCCCGGGGACCTGAACCGCGTCTTCTTCACGACTGGCGGCGGCGAGGCCGTCGAGTCGGCCTTCAAGCTGGCCAAGCAGTACCACAAGCTCACCGGCAACCCCGGCAAGTACAAGGTCATCTCCCGCGCACTCGCCTACCACGGCACCCCGCAGGGCGCCCTGGCCATCACCTCGCTCCCGGGCATGAAGACGCCGTTCGAGCCGCTCGTCCCCGGCACGTTCCGCGTCCCGAACACCAACCACTACCGCGGCCCCGAGCAGTTCGCCGACGACGAGGAGGCGTTCGGCCTCTGGGCGGCCGAGCGCGTGCGCGAGGCGATCGAGTTCGAGGGCCCCGAGTCCGTGGCAGCCGTGTTCATGGAGCCGGTCCAGAACGCCGGCGGCTGCTTCACGCCCCCGCCCGGCTACTTCCAGCGTGTGCGCGAGATCTGCGACGAGCACAACGTGCTCATGGTCTCCGACGAGGTCATCTGCGCCTTCGGCCGCATCGGCTCGATGTTCGCGTGCGAGGACTTCGGCTACACGCCGGACATCATCACGTGTGCCAAGGGCATGACGAGCGGCTACTCGCCGATCGGCGCGATGATCGCTTCCGACCGCCTCTTCGAGCCGTTCTCCAAGGGCGACACGACGTTCCTGCACGGCTACACGTTCGGCGGGCACCCGGTCTCGGCCGCCGTCGCGATGGCCAACCTGGACATCATGGAGCGCGAGGGCCTGAACCAGCGCGTTAAGGACAACGGCCCCGCCTTCAAGGCCACGCTCTCGAAGCTCAACGACCTGCCGATCGTCGGCGACGTGCGCGGCACCGGCTACTTCTACGGCATCGAGCTGGTCAAGGACAAGAAGACCAAGGAGACCTTTAACGAGGCCGAGTCGGAGCACCTGCTCGCCGGGTTCCTCTCCCACGCGCTCTTCGACGCCGGACTGTACTGCCGCGCCGACGACCGCGGCGACCCCGTCATCCAGCTCGCGCCGCCGCTGACGATCGGCCAGCCGCAGTTCGACGAGATCGAGCAGATCCTGCGCGGCGTGCTCACCGAAGCCTGGGCACGGTTGTAGGCCTGCCGTGACCGTGACTTCGGAACACGACGACGTCGCCCGCGCCTCGCGCGCGCCCCGCACCGGGGTGCGCGCGAGGCTGGGCGGCTGGCTGCGCGGGCCGCACGTGACCGCGTTCGACGCCGCCGAGCGGGACGTGCCGGCCGCGGTGGCCGAGCGCAATCTGGCCGGCGCGCGCGAGGACGTCTACTGGTGGGACACGGCCGAGGCGCCCGACGCGCTGCCGGGCTTCGGTAAGCCCGGTGCCATGGCGTCCCCGGCGGCGAACACGGCGGACCTCGCCGTCGTCGGCGGCGGTTACACGGGCCTCTGGGCCGCGCTCATGGCCAAGGAGCGCGACCCGGAGAAGGACGTGCTGCTGCTGGAGGGGCACCGCTGCGGCTGGGCGGCCTCCGGACGCAACGGCGGGTTCCTCGAACCATCGCTGACGCATGGCGAGTCCAACGGCGAACAGCACGCGCCGGCGGAGAACGCCCGGCTC
Encoded here:
- a CDS encoding Lrp/AsnC family transcriptional regulator, coding for MNRDATQSHAELLVQDGISRAIIEELQRNGRQSYAAVAKEVGLSEAAVRQRIQKLIEAQVMKIVAVTDPMQLGFTRQAMVLIRSHGDLTATADRVAELPNVDYCVVTAGRTDILAEVVCTDDEDLLETINTIRQIEGVASSETLTYLSLRKQEYDWGTK
- a CDS encoding aspartate aminotransferase family protein, with translation MTIADTATNTTPRGTNRQQAARDHLWMHFAKHSPLIEGGSVPTIVRGEGHHVFDDSGRRYIDGLAGLFVAQVGHGREELAEAARKQAEKLAFFPLWSYAHEPAIDLAERLANYAPGDLNRVFFTTGGGEAVESAFKLAKQYHKLTGNPGKYKVISRALAYHGTPQGALAITSLPGMKTPFEPLVPGTFRVPNTNHYRGPEQFADDEEAFGLWAAERVREAIEFEGPESVAAVFMEPVQNAGGCFTPPPGYFQRVREICDEHNVLMVSDEVICAFGRIGSMFACEDFGYTPDIITCAKGMTSGYSPIGAMIASDRLFEPFSKGDTTFLHGYTFGGHPVSAAVAMANLDIMEREGLNQRVKDNGPAFKATLSKLNDLPIVGDVRGTGYFYGIELVKDKKTKETFNEAESEHLLAGFLSHALFDAGLYCRADDRGDPVIQLAPPLTIGQPQFDEIEQILRGVLTEAWARL